From a single Dysidea avara chromosome 14, odDysAvar1.4, whole genome shotgun sequence genomic region:
- the LOC136243890 gene encoding uncharacterized protein, with protein MEDIQRHRGSRKGYRSHLTRLFANSDELLNTVTTDLTEETRIKTSTALESLIHQFNRKEKLLTDLDAKILSLIENEDELETEVLETEEVQCKITETVGNIKSFIKTYLQNSIQQPTHSEQPRSKLLDSQPTLATNSEATGDTESNLSMTLETGASLPAPVRDSSSTDKEAAVTLHTLQDKSIASDTGATRQDRSIAPGKGATNSEGGIAIRLPKLTISVFGGDPLDWQPFWDSYEAAIHNNSQLTGAQKLTYLRAQLRGDAAQVIAGLPLTSSSYQHSVEVLQKRFGQNHLLVSSHIQALIDLSTPTDTLEGLRRFHDLIESHIRSLASLGKKTDSYSAMLVPFLLRKLPVNTIRNIARARENSDWTIEELQAALLKEIRIFETSLHSVIPRRSKSSEGASTLPTAAFHANVKGTSTNHSQRPSCSYCKNTTHNSSNCDTIKTQQARVDFIKQNNLCFNCLGHHRVSRCTSKTRCRLCRRKHHTSLCTNNTDDSASRASSQTAPRGTLQSPATTNPTSNPPTMNPSANNSNPAQNTPPVASLTISTTATLQSIQLTKEPICLLKTAVATVAHEGTQVDANILFDEGSQRSFATQILIDKLRLQPHQTELIQLSTFGSPNPQVKKLNVASLQVITKSGTPISITVLIVPSIATPLENTVETSCLTDLPHLKGLQLAHPVTRSDSFEISLLIGANHYWDFVGDHTVRGNGPTAISSKLGYLLSGPLSITNPQQPRNITNLMCMITNSRQEEEELQHMWSVESIGISQSTPLDPDEQFFQNYSSTAISRCADGSYMARLPWKEQHPPLPTNFNISQKRTTSLVRRLAQTPHMLSTYDAIISDQLKRGFIERVQASNTSTGVHYIPHHAVRKDSVTTPIRIVFDCSCSESRSSASLNDCLEPGPTLLNDLCSIILRFRLHNYGFATDIEKAFLQIKLHHNDRDYARFLWLSDTSNPNSELITYRFQAVLFGATSSPFILNAVLRHHLQQYQTTVADDITQNLYVDNIISGCSSAEAATQYYQQARQIMKEANFNLRSWASNSSVLNTLAAQDATADPNTTVNILGIQWSTHDDQLHLTPSKLANINNLVTKREVLQQSCKVFNPIGLATPVTIRAKMLIQRLWKESVDWDEPLSDILCQEWSSIFTDLVSVSELAIPRQYYSCESKMTNAELHLFCDANIKAYGTIAFFRQKDETTFVMARGRVAPLKPLTVPQLELLGALTATRLSDYLQTSFTRHKFKSHFWTDSQIVLYWIQGNKKLKPFVQHRVSEIQLITQKYDATWHYCPTADNPADMITRGSSTSQLSSSLLWNKGPPWLTNDSNWPQWTPSSTFHLHVAAITCEEFIPAAPQPLSSSPTISLHNIIDPNNYSSLGKLLRVSAYVYRFITAIRKHNDCQCEQLTATEIDLARIQWIKNSQYQIYATEISNLNSPNSSNKQSTLVRQLRLFIDSNGLLRCGGRIHNAPLTQLAKFPYLLPPKHPFTALVVYAAHVKLYHSGVGTTVTALRQSYWIPRARQQTIHSPRPSSFTKGKIAECTAVLSDWGGLHRSSLCVQPRRGNQGICMLIHMCYQ; from the exons ATGGAGGACATTCAACGGCACCGCGGTTCACGAAAAGGCTACCGCTCACACCTCACGAGATTGTTCGCTAATTCTGATGAACTGCTGAACACGGTCACTACCGACCTTACCGAAGAGACAAGGATTAAAACCTCTACAGCTCTGGAGTCGTTAATTCATCAATTTAATCGTAAGGAAAAGTTACTCACTGATTTAGACGCCAAGATCCTCTCACTCATTGAAAACGAGGATGAATTAGAGACGGAAGTTCTTGAAACCGAAGAGGTTCAGTGTAAAATAACAGAGACAGTTGGAAACATTAAGTCATTCATCAAAACATATTTGCAGAACAGCATTCAGCAGCCTACTCACTCAGAGCAACCTAGATCAAAACTACTGGACTCACAGCCAACACTAGCTACAAACTCAGAAGCCACTGGCGACACAGAAAGTAACTTGTCCATGACCCTGGAGACTGGTGCTTCACTACCTGCCCCTGTCCGTGACAGTAGTTCCACTGATAAGGAAGCAGCGGTAACATTGCACACCCTACAAGACAAGTCTATTGCCTCTGACACGGGTGCTACCCGACAAGACAGGTCTATTGCCCCTGGCAAGGGTGCTACTAACAGTGAAGGTGGAATAGCTATACGCCTACCAAAGCTTACAATCTCTGTGTTTGGAGGTGATCCATTAGACTGGCAGCCCTTTTGGGATAGTTATGAAGCAGCAATTCACAATAATTCACAGCTAACTGGTGCACAGAAGCTAACTTACCTACGTGCCCAATTACGTGGTGATGCTGCCCAAGTTATTGCTGGACTTCCGCTTACCTCTTCTAGCTACCAGCACTCTGTTGAAGTTTTACAGAAACGTTTTGGTCAAAATCACCTACTTGTTAGTTCACACATCCAGGCGTTAATTGACCTTTCAACTCCAACAGACACCTTAGAGGGCTTAAGACGGTTTCATGACCTGATTGAAAGCCACATCCGTAGCTTGGCTTCCCTAGGAAAGAAAACTGACTCTTACAGTGCAATGCTTGTCCCCTTCCTGCTAAGAAAGCTACCAGTCAACACCATCAGAAACATAGCTAGAGCTCGTGAAAACAGTGATTGGACTATAGAGGAACTTCAAGCAGCCCTACTTAAGGAAATCAGAATATTTGAAACCAGTCTCCATAGTGTCATACCCCGAAGATCGAAGAGTTCTGAAGGTGCCTCAACTCTTCCAACAGCTGCCTTTCATGCAAATGTTAAGGGCACATCAACCAACCACAGTCAACGCCCTAGTTGCAGCTACTGCAAGAACACTACACACAATTCCAGCAACTGTGATACAATTAAGACGCAACAAGCAAGAGTAGATTTCATCAAACAAAATAACCTATGTTTCAATTGTCTGGGCCATCACAGGGTGTCTAGGTGCACTTCAAAGACACGTTGCCGGCTATGCAGAAGGAAACATCATACCAGCCTCTGCACCAATAACACGGATGATTCAGCTAGTAGAGCATCCAGCCAGACAGCACCACGTGGAACTCTTCAAAGTCCGGCCACCACCAATCCTACTAGTAATCCACCAACTATGAATCCGTCGGCTAACAACTCCAATCCAGCTCAAAATACACCGCCAGTAGCATCCTTGACAATATCAACAACTGCAACTCTACAATCTATACAGTTGACAAAGGAGCCTATCTGTTTGCTGAAGACAGCAGTTGCTACAGTCGCCCATGAAGGCACTCAAGTGGACGCAAACATTCTATTCGATGAAGGCTCCCAACGTTCCTTCGCAACACAAATATTAATCGACAAGCTACGATTGCAGCCTCATCAGACAGAATTAATACAACTCTCTACATTTGGATCTCCTAACCCACAAGTAAAGAAACTGAATGTCGCAAGTCTTCAAGTGATCACTAAATCAGGTACACCTATCTCCATAACTGTTTTAATTGTTCCCTCCATAGCCACACCCTTGGAGAACACAGTAGAAACATCCTGTTTGACTGATCTACCTCACCTCAAGGGACTTCAGTTAGCACATCCAGTAACCAGATCTGACAGctttgaaatttcattgttAATTGGTGCTAACCACTATTGGGACTTCGTGGGTGACCACACTGTTCGTGGCAATGGGCCTACTGCAATCAGTTCTAAACTTGGATACCTCTTGTCAGGTCCACTTTCAATTACAAACCCACAGCAACCAAGGAACATCACCAATCTAATGTGTATGATAACCAATAGCAGACAAGAAGAGGAGGAACTGCAACACATGTGGTCTGTTGAATCTATTGGTATTTCTCAATCAACCCCACTTGATCCCGACGAACAATTTTTTCAGAATTATTCTTCAACCGCTATTTCCCGGTGTGCTGATGGCTCATACATGGCAAGGCTCCCATGGAAAGAACAACATCCTCCGCTACCAACTAATTTCAACATATCTCAGAAGAGAACCACCTCATTAGTGCGACGACTAGCCCAAACACCACACATGCTATCAACGTATGATGCTATCATTTCTGACCAGTTAAAACGTGGATTCATTGAAAGAGTACAGGCATCTAATACATCCACTGGCGTCCACTACATTCCACACCATGCTGTGCGAAAGGATTCGGTGACTACGCCTATTCGTATTGTGTTTGATTGCAGCTGCAGTGAGTCTAGATCCTCCGCAAGTCTCAATGATTGTCTTGAACCAGGTCCTACGCTACTAAATGATCTGTGCTCAATCATCCTCCGATTTCGTCTACACAATTACGGATTTGCTACAGACATCGAGAAGGCCTTTCTCCAAATCAAACTACATCATAATGATCGAGATTACGCAAGATTCTTGTGGCTCTCCGACACAAGTAATCCCAACAGTGAACTCATAACATACCGCTTTCAAGCAGTATTATTTGGGGCAACCTCCTCCCCATTCATCCTGAATGCAGTTCTACGTCATCATTTGCAACAGTATCAAACAACTGTAGCAGATGACATCACTCAAAACCTTTATGTTGATAACATCATTTCAGGTTGTTCATCAGCAGAGGCTGCTACACAGTACTACCAACAAGCTCGACAAATCATGAAAGAGGCAAACTTCAACTTACGCAGTTGGGCATCCAACAGTTCTGTATTGAACACTCTTGCTGCACAGGATGCTACCGCAGACCCTAATACAACTGTTAACATCCTTGGCATTCAGTGGTCAACTCATGATGATCAACTACACCTTACTCCTAGCAAACTTGCCAACATCAATAACTTAGTCACCAAGCGTGAAGTCTTACAGCAGTCCTGCAAAGTTTTTAATCCCATAGGGCTTGCTACTCCTGTTACAATTAGAGCTAAAATGCTCATTCAAAGGCTCTGGAAGGAGAGTGTGGACTGGGATGAACCATTGAGTGATATCCTATGTCAAGAATGGTCCTCAATTTTTACAGATTTAGTCTCTGTTAGTGAGCTAGCAATTCCACGCCAGTACTACAGCTGTGAATCTAAAATGACCAATGCTGAACTACATCTGTTTTGTGATGCTAACATCAAGGCCTATGGCACCATCGCCTTTTTTCGTCAGAAGGATGAAACCACCTTTGTGATGGCAAGAGGAAGAGTGGCTCCTTTGAAACCTCTTACAGTACCACAACTTGAACTACTAGGAGCACTCACAGCAACACGACTTAGTGATTATCTTCAAACTTCCTTCACACGACACAAATTCAAGTCACATTTTTGGACTGACAGTCAAATAGTGCTGTACTGGATACAGGGAAATAAAAAGCTGAAGCCATTTGTACAACACCGTGTTAGTGAAATCCAACTAATTACACAGAAGTATGACGCCACTTGGCACTACTGTCCGACAGCCGATAACCCTGCTGACATGATCACTAGAGGGTCCAGTACCAGTCAACTTTCATCTTCTTTACTCTGGAACAAAGGCCCACCATGGTTAACTAATGACAGCAATTGGCCACAATGGACCCCTTCCTCAACCTTCCACTTACATGTGGCAGCCATCACCTGTGAGGAATTTATACCTGCAGCTCCACAACCATTGTCATCATCCCCAACCATCAGTCTTCACAACATCATCGATCCCAACAATTACAGCAGCTTGGGAAAATTGCTAAGAGTCTCAGCCTATGTTTACAGGTTCATTACAGCCATCAGGAAACACAATGACTGCCAGTGTGAGCAACTTACAGCTACAGAAATTGACCTTGCCAGAATACAGTGGATAAAGAACAGCCAGTATCAGATTTATGCAACTGAGATATCCAACCTTAATTCCCCTAACTCCAGTAACAAACAGTCTACACTAGTACGTCAACTACGATTGTTCATCGACAGTAATGGCCTACTTCGATGCGGTGGGAGAATCCATAACGCTCCGTTGACACAACTAGCCAAATTTCCATATCTATTACCTCCAAAACATCCGTTTACAGCTTTAGTAGTGTATGCTGCACATGTTAAACTCTACCACTCGGGAGTTGGAACTACAGTAACAGCCCTGCGCCAGTCCTATTGGATACCAAGAGCCAGACA GCAAACCATACACAGCCCCAGACCCAGCTCCTTTACCAAAGGCAAGATTGCAGAATGTACAGCCGTTCTCAGTGACTGGGGTGGACTTCACCGGAGCTCTCTATGTGTACAACCGAGGCGAGGAAATCAAGGTATATGTATGCTTATTCACATGTGCTACCAGTAG
- the LOC136243891 gene encoding E3 ubiquitin-protein ligase TRIM71-like: protein MNSELSELRHTRVETGTHFSSRFSSVSLILLENVLLAMAAKRMKSVAGHLSCSVCLELYKNPRYLPCYHSYCEDCLTKIQKGNNITCPECMKEHVDIVPPGGLKELPSNFFISGLVDEVTIEQKVKGDESVKCDACIRDDPALVLCLDCGVFLCDHCCDYHKHNKESLDHNVVSLKELKQKDIAVHLKPKPLLCKEHDMALKFYCDTCDQLVCLYCTNKEHNGHDHDVVKKRASKHREQMDQIMAPVDRMINRLSDVCCNVTASSEEIGTQADTIDQHIDRHYEHLQQILQQKKANLKKEVHETCTQKRKALSAQLEQAQFIQAHLASVKGLYGVTKDGSDEGALFVKKQIADDVSRLTISYNQLDVQPVESANLEFIPVDNAELHFPQFGMINTTSFTIVNIPGYAFAGETIGFNILKHRCCLSEHNVSLVVEVRSMGKKIHSEVKGDRDGNFLASFRCDRVGEVTVLVTANGLTVRGSPCTIKVHEGYTKVDQPSKIINLDGKMGIPWGVAFGKDGFWAVADHSNNKIHVFNGQDQLVQTFGCYGKGDGQFDWPYGLAFNEENQIYVSDYRNHRIQKLTIRGDYLLQFGGKGTKPGKLCDPLSVLVHNHEVYIADQINHRISVFTCEGKFCRTIGSDKQLGRPHDLAINGQQQILVANFNHDCITIFTLEGDYVKTIGTKGTGVGHLWAPTSIAVDRHGFILVTEYMNDRVSVFDKVGKHIHCFGSNGSGVGQFIQPRGIALSASGSVYVSDYENKRIQVFSSF from the exons ATGAACTCTGAACTGTCTGAACTGAGGCATACTCGTGTAGAAACCGGTACACATTTCTCCTCGCGCTTCTCTTCGGTTTCATTGATCTTGCTAGAG AACGTATTGCTAGCCATGGCAGCGAAACGGATGAAGAGCGTAGCTGGTCATCTCTCCTGCTCCGTGTGCCTGGAGTTGTACAAGAACCCGAGGTACTTACCTTGTTACCACTCGTACTGTGAGGACTGTCTTACTAAAATTCAGAAAGGAAACAACATAACTTGTCCTGAGTGTATGAAGGAACATGTTGATATCGTACCACCAGGAGGGCTGAAAGAACTACCCAGTAATTTCTTCATTAGCGGCCTTGTTGATGAGGTAACAATTGAACAAAAGGTGAAGGGAGATGAGTCAGTGAAATGTGATGCTTGCATCAGGGACGACCCAGCATTGGTACTATGCCTTGactgtggtgtgtttctatgtGATCATTGCTGTGACTATCACAAGCACAATAAAGAGAGCCTTGATCATAATGTAGTTTCATTAAAGGAATTAAAACAGAAAGACATTGCTGTACACCTTAAACCAAAGCCATTACTTTGTAAGGAACATGATATGGCATTGAAGTTTTACTGTGACACATGCGACCAGTTGGTATGTCTCTACTGCACCAACAAGGAACACAATGGCCATGATCATGATGTTGTGAAGAAGAGGGCCAGCAAACATAGAGAACAGATGGACCAAATTATGGCACCAGTAGATAGGATGATTAATAGATTATCAGATGTCTGTTGTAATGTTACTGCCAGCAGTGAGGAGATTGGGACACAGGCTGATACAATCGATCAACACATTGACAGGCACTATGAACATTTACAACAAATCTTGCAGCAAAAAAAGGCAAATTTGAAGAAGGAAGTACATGAAACATGTACACAGAAAAGAAAGGCACTTTCAGCTCAACTAGAACAGGCACAATTCATTCAAGCACATCTAGCTAGTGTTAAAGGACTATACGGTGTGACTAAGGATGGATCTGATGAAGGGGCTTTGTTTGTAAAGAAACAAATTGCTGATGATGTTAGCCGGCTAACAATATCATACAACCAGCTGGATGTTCAACCAGTAGAATCTGCAAACTTGGAATTTATTCCTGTTGATAATGCTGAACTGCACTTTCCACAATTTGGGATGATCAATACTACTAGCTTTACGATTGTTAATATTCCAGGATATGCGTTTGCTGGAGAGACAATTGGATTCAATATTTTAAAGCACAGATGCTGTCTTTCAGAACATAATGTATCACTGGTGGTGGAGGTACGGTCAATGGGAAAAAAGATACACTCAGAAGTGAAGGGTGACAGAGATGGAAACTTTTTGGCATCCTTTAGATGCGACAGGGTTGGGGAGGTAACAGTGTTAGTCACGGCTAATGGATTAACAGTAAGAGGTAGCCCATGTACAATAAAGGTGCACGAAGGCTATACAAAAGTTGACCAGCCAAGCAAAATTATTAACCTTGATGGCAAAATGGGCATACCGTGGGGTGTTGCGTTTGGCAAAGATGGATTCTGGGCAGTAGCTGATCATAGCAACAACAAAATTCATGTTTTCAATGGTCAAGACCAATTGGTTCAAACGTTTGGATGCTATGGAAAAGGTGACGGgcaatttgattggccatatgGATTAGCTTTTAATGAAGAGAATCAGATTTATGTGTCCGACTACCGTAACCACAGGATTCAGAAGCTCACTATTAGAGGTGACTACTTGTTGCAGTTTGGTGGCAAGGGAACAAAACCTGGAAAACTATGTGATCCTTTAAGTGTACTAGTGCACAACCATGAAGTATATATTGCTGATCAGATAAATCATCGCATTTCTGTCTTCACTTGTGAGGGTAAGTTCTGCCGCACTATTGGATCAGACAAGCAACTGGGTCGGCCACATGATCTGGCGATTAATGGACAACAGCAAATCCTTGTTGCTAATTTCAACCATGACTGTATAACAATATTTACACTTGAAGGTGATTATGTGAAGACAATCGGAACCAAGGGAACTGGAGTAGGCCATCTGTGGGCACCTACCAGCATTGCTGTTGACAGACATGGTTTTATACTTGTGACTGAGTATATGAATGATCGTGTGTCTGTCTTTGATAAGGTTGGCAAACACATACATTGCTTTGGCTCTAACGGATCAGGTGTTGGCCAGTTTATACAACCTCGAGGCATTGCTCTTAGTGCATCAGGCAGTGTTTACGTCAGCGACTATGAGAATAAGAGAATTCAAGTTTTTTCGTCATTTTAA
- the LOC136243999 gene encoding uncharacterized protein: MISDNATTFQAAAEELKALYLSQEIRTVLSHEGVTWKFIPKKAPWFGGFWERLIGLTKSAIKKVLGRAHISLEVLQTIVVEVEALMNDRPLTYVSDDPKDPEPLTPSHLLSGRRITSLPHEQRTMDEVSDPSYNEHDRLSKDAKTQGLLLQHFTTRWRNEYLTSLREFHRTSGSNECKIAVGDVVLVHDDGPRVKWRLAVVEELTYGGDGLVRAANIRTSTGQTNRPIVRLVPLEVSAQGKDTVCSKDNKLDCEVEKTSSTSNSQVDIPEEVIETRPTRSSASKARERLTQWANILSGAPEDVIDS; this comes from the coding sequence ATGATATCTGATAATGCCACCACCTTCCAGGCAGCAGCTGAAGAGTTAAAGGCCCTATATTTGTCTCAGGAAATAAGAACAGTGCTAAGCCATGAAGGAGTGACCTGGAAATTCATCCCGAAAAAGGCCCCATGGTTTGGGGGATTTTGGGAGCGCCTGATAGGCCTCACAAAATCCGCAATCAAGAAAGTGCTTGGAAGAGCCCACATTTCTCTAGAGGTTCTGCAAACAATTGTGGTAGAAGTGGAGGCCCTGATGAATGATCGGCCTTTGACATACGTGTCTGATGACCCAAAGGATCCTGAACCATTAACACCCTCCCACTTGTTATCTGGAAGGAGAATCACAAGCTTACCACATGAACAGAGAACTATGGATGAGGTTAGTGATCCAAGTTACAACGAACACGATCGTCTCTCCAAAGATGCAAAGACTCAAGGCTTGCTGTTACAACACTTTACAACGAGGTGGAGGAATGAATATTTAACTTCCCTCCGGGAATTTCATCGCACGTCTGGAAGCAATGAATGCAAAATTGCTGTGGGGGATGTTGTGCTTGTGCACGATGATGGGCCTCGTGTCAAATGGAGATTGGCTGTTGTCGAGGAATTGACATATGGAGGTGATGGTTTGGTGAGAGCCGCAAACATTAGGACCAGTACAGGTCAAACAAATAGACCTATTGTCAGGCTGGTCCCACTTGAAGTATCTGCTCAAGGCAAGGACACTGTCTGTAGTAAGGACAACAAACTGGATTGTGAGGTCGAGAAGACAAGTTCAACGAGTAATAGTCAAGTGGATATCCCCGAAGAAGTTATTGAAACGCGTCCTACAAGGAGCTCAGCTAGTAAGGCTCGAGAAAGATTAACACAGTGGGCTAACATTCTTTCGGGGGCCCCGGAGGATGTCATAGATAGTTAA